Proteins from a genomic interval of Clostridium scatologenes:
- a CDS encoding phosphoribosylanthranilate isomerase, translating to MTLVKVCGIRRIEDIEFLNELKPEYAGFVFCKSKRQINLELGAQLIEKLDKNIKRVGVFQNNSLEEVKNTAEVLKLDVIQLHGIEDENYIKKLFPFKIWKSISIDVYHDLKDDVKIKFYEDEINKICQYDVEAVLIDSDVKGSSGGTGMSFNWKLMNNLNITKKIVLAGGLNFYNITQAIKIVKPYVVDVSSGVEENGIKSFEKIKQFINKVKKDNMRK from the coding sequence ATGACTTTAGTAAAAGTGTGTGGAATAAGGCGAATTGAAGACATAGAATTTTTAAATGAATTAAAGCCTGAATATGCAGGATTTGTATTTTGTAAAAGTAAGAGGCAAATTAATTTAGAACTTGGAGCACAGCTTATAGAAAAATTAGATAAAAATATAAAAAGAGTTGGAGTTTTTCAAAACAATTCTTTGGAAGAAGTAAAAAATACAGCAGAAGTTTTAAAATTAGATGTTATACAGTTACATGGAATTGAAGATGAGAATTATATAAAGAAACTATTTCCATTTAAGATATGGAAAAGCATAAGTATTGATGTATATCATGATTTAAAAGATGATGTTAAAATTAAGTTTTATGAAGATGAAATAAATAAAATATGCCAATATGACGTTGAAGCGGTACTTATAGACAGTGATGTAAAGGGAAGTTCTGGTGGCACAGGAATGAGTTTTAATTGGAAGTTGATGAATAATCTAAATATAACTAAGAAGATAGTTTTAGCAGGTGGATTGAATTTTTATAATATTACTCAAGCTATAAAGATTGTAAAACCTTATGTAGTAGATGTATCAAGTGGTGTAGAAGAAAATGGGATTAAAAGCTTTGAAAAAATAAAGCAATTCATAAATAAAGTTAAAAAAGATAATATGAGAAAATAA
- a CDS encoding methyl-accepting chemotaxis protein, which produces MKNGSMSKKNSLKVKITASAVIVLLVAIAILTTIIFYVASTKLKSEIENQGISLVKEITSEMETNKAMSNQIDIVLGDKMTSIGYLIGQNPSISDEYLKEIASKIGVQEIDIANAQGIITHSNMPANINFDYKDNANVQAILKGKQEKAVEAIRKSSYIGDGNYYKYGEVAIPGGGIAQIGIIANEIAKLNDSISEQNLVNRLLKGSNIVYAATLDKNSKITAHSDKSKTGTILTDTGSKSAIQEGKISSYVKSYNGQDVYDITIPLHSGENVAGAVQIGISLASQNAALRNIAIVSLLVALLAVIMGGFIIIRIVSNNLKPLAKLAEVAEEAAKGDLTKSVEIKSHDEIGMVAASFNNMIENLRDITNKINNMSQNIATSSSNLLSSAQQAAEVSEEISSSTEEVADGAEKQVKATDEISISLKKAVDNMTDIRNQVKSVVEFSENTSNLASTGRDKMNSMVNQIGVIKDSVLYSSNVIVELQETSKQIGNIVELIDGIADQTNLLALNASIEAARAGEAGKGFAVVADEVRNLAEESMKSSNNIKELIAATQSKTEKALSSIEEGTKESIKGEEIVTVVGDSLDEILKSFNDTKEYLEKVNSMVEESTNSINQVNENADEIQNISTSTAASTEEIAASTQEQSAALQEISRNVQDLSNLAEDLENSIKIFKL; this is translated from the coding sequence GTGAAAAATGGAAGTATGTCAAAAAAAAATTCATTGAAAGTCAAAATAACTGCTAGTGCAGTTATTGTGCTTTTAGTGGCTATAGCAATATTAACCACTATAATTTTTTATGTTGCAAGCACTAAGCTAAAGAGCGAAATTGAGAATCAAGGAATAAGTTTAGTTAAAGAAATAACTTCAGAAATGGAAACTAACAAGGCTATGTCAAATCAAATAGATATTGTTTTAGGCGATAAAATGACCTCAATAGGCTATCTAATAGGTCAAAACCCATCAATATCTGATGAATATTTAAAAGAAATAGCCTCAAAAATAGGTGTTCAAGAAATAGACATAGCTAATGCTCAAGGAATTATAACACATTCCAATATGCCTGCTAATATTAATTTTGATTATAAGGATAATGCCAATGTACAAGCAATATTAAAAGGAAAGCAAGAAAAAGCTGTAGAAGCTATAAGAAAAAGTTCATACATAGGTGATGGTAATTATTATAAATATGGTGAAGTAGCAATACCTGGTGGTGGAATAGCTCAAATAGGTATTATAGCAAACGAAATAGCAAAGCTTAATGATTCTATAAGTGAACAAAATCTTGTTAACAGATTATTAAAAGGTTCAAATATAGTTTATGCTGCTACCTTGGACAAAAATTCAAAAATTACTGCACATAGCGATAAAAGTAAGACAGGAACTATTTTAACAGACACAGGAAGTAAATCTGCAATTCAAGAAGGAAAAATAAGCTCTTATGTCAAAAGTTATAATGGACAAGATGTATATGACATTACAATCCCTTTGCACAGTGGAGAAAATGTTGCTGGAGCTGTACAAATAGGAATTTCTTTGGCAAGTCAAAATGCAGCCTTAAGAAACATAGCTATAGTTTCTTTATTGGTAGCATTACTGGCAGTTATTATGGGAGGATTTATAATAATAAGAATAGTATCTAATAATCTAAAACCTTTAGCAAAACTTGCTGAAGTTGCAGAAGAAGCAGCAAAAGGAGACCTTACTAAATCTGTAGAAATCAAATCACACGATGAAATAGGAATGGTAGCTGCAAGTTTTAACAATATGATTGAAAATTTACGAGATATTACTAATAAGATAAATAACATGTCACAAAATATTGCAACATCCTCAAGCAATCTTTTATCCTCTGCACAGCAAGCAGCAGAAGTATCAGAAGAAATTTCAAGTTCTACAGAAGAAGTTGCTGATGGTGCAGAAAAACAAGTTAAGGCTACAGATGAAATATCTATTTCTTTAAAAAAAGCTGTAGATAATATGACAGATATAAGAAATCAAGTTAAATCAGTAGTAGAGTTTTCTGAGAATACAAGCAATCTTGCTTCTACTGGAAGAGACAAAATGAATAGTATGGTAAATCAAATAGGTGTTATAAAAGATAGTGTACTTTATTCATCAAATGTAATTGTAGAACTCCAAGAAACTTCTAAGCAAATAGGAAATATAGTAGAACTTATTGATGGTATAGCCGATCAAACTAATTTACTTGCTCTAAACGCCTCAATTGAAGCAGCTAGAGCTGGAGAAGCTGGTAAAGGCTTTGCTGTAGTTGCTGATGAAGTAAGAAATCTTGCAGAAGAATCAATGAAATCTTCTAACAATATAAAGGAATTAATAGCTGCAACACAAAGTAAAACAGAAAAAGCTCTTTCCTCTATCGAAGAAGGAACTAAAGAATCTATAAAGGGAGAAGAAATTGTAACTGTAGTAGGAGATTCTTTAGACGAAATACTAAAATCCTTTAATGATACAAAAGAGTATCTTGAAAAAGTTAATTCCATGGTAGAAGAATCAACCAATAGCATAAACCAAGTAAATGAAAATGCCGACGAAATTCAGAATATATCTACAAGTACTGCTGCAAGTACAGAAGAAATAGCAGCATCTACTCAAGAACAGTCTGCTGCCCTTCAAGAAATATCCCGTAATGTACAGGATCTTTCAAACTTAGCAGAAGATTTGGAGAACAGCATAAAGATATTTAAGCTTTAA
- the trpD gene encoding anthranilate phosphoribosyltransferase translates to MLQEIIKKIIAQKNLKEKEAYNAMNEIMLGKGTNSQIGAFLAGLRMKGETTEEITGFAKAMRDNAITLKLDSNYVIDTCGTGGDGGKTFNISTAVALVAAAAGVKVAKHGNRAVSSKSGSADVLEKLGFNINLEPEAAKKCINEKGMAFLFAQKYHNAMKNVAAPRKELGVRTIFNLLGPLTNPAFVKGQILGVYDKDLTHIMAEVLSNLGCERAMVVCGEDGLDEITTTSLTYVSELKNGEISDYTINPEDFEIRISSTDNISGSTSEENAVTILQILQGKKGAKRDIVILNSAAALYVGKVCENMKEGVKVAEALIDSGEVYNKMNELKNYSNKFLA, encoded by the coding sequence ATGTTACAGGAAATAATTAAAAAGATTATAGCTCAGAAGAATTTAAAGGAAAAAGAAGCTTATAATGCTATGAATGAAATTATGTTAGGTAAAGGAACAAATTCTCAGATAGGAGCTTTTCTTGCAGGTCTTAGAATGAAGGGTGAAACTACAGAAGAAATAACTGGGTTTGCAAAAGCAATGAGAGATAATGCAATTACTTTAAAACTTGACTCAAACTATGTTATTGATACTTGCGGAACCGGAGGAGATGGAGGAAAGACCTTTAATATATCTACAGCAGTGGCATTAGTTGCAGCAGCAGCTGGAGTAAAGGTGGCCAAACATGGAAATAGAGCAGTGTCAAGTAAAAGCGGTAGTGCAGATGTGCTTGAAAAATTGGGTTTTAACATAAATTTAGAACCAGAAGCAGCAAAAAAATGCATTAATGAAAAAGGAATGGCATTTTTATTTGCTCAAAAGTATCATAATGCTATGAAGAATGTAGCTGCTCCGAGAAAAGAACTAGGGGTAAGAACAATATTTAATTTATTAGGGCCACTTACAAATCCTGCTTTTGTAAAAGGACAAATTTTGGGAGTATATGATAAGGATCTAACTCATATTATGGCGGAGGTACTTTCCAACTTAGGTTGTGAAAGAGCCATGGTAGTTTGTGGAGAAGATGGACTTGATGAAATAACTACTACATCACTAACTTATGTAAGTGAGTTGAAAAATGGAGAAATATCAGATTATACAATAAATCCAGAAGATTTCGAAATAAGGATAAGCAGCACCGATAATATTTCTGGAAGCACTTCTGAAGAAAATGCGGTAACAATACTTCAGATTTTGCAGGGAAAGAAAGGTGCTAAAAGAGATATTGTAATACTTAATAGTGCAGCAGCTTTGTATGTTGGAAAAGTGTGTGAAAATATGAAGGAAGGAGTAAAAGTGGCAGAGGCACTTATAGACTCAGGTGAAGTTTATAACAAGATGAATGAATTAAAAAATTACAGTAATAAATTTTTAGCTTGA
- the trpC gene encoding indole-3-glycerol phosphate synthase TrpC has protein sequence MILDEIVAHKSKQIELEKEIIPLNKVIEECNDVVIRDFKKAIINENISIISEIKKASPSKGVILEDFNHIEIAKVYENIKVDAVSVLTEKNFFKGDDSYINDVKKVNLKPILRKDFIIDAYQIYQSKAIGADAILLIVSILKHKLKEYYDLARSLGLQCLVEVHNEEELKIAIESGCSIIGINNRNLKDFTEDLKNTERLIKNVPSEILVVSESAIKTPEDIRYLKGLGVNAVLIGETFMRNIRHIDKLNEFVEQAKYF, from the coding sequence ATGATATTAGATGAAATAGTAGCACATAAAAGTAAGCAGATAGAGTTAGAAAAAGAAATTATACCTTTAAATAAAGTCATTGAGGAATGCAATGATGTAGTTATACGAGATTTTAAAAAAGCGATTATCAATGAGAATATATCAATTATTTCAGAAATAAAGAAAGCATCTCCTTCAAAGGGAGTCATTTTAGAAGATTTTAATCATATTGAAATAGCTAAAGTATATGAAAATATAAAGGTAGATGCGGTGTCAGTACTTACTGAAAAGAATTTTTTTAAAGGAGATGATAGTTATATAAATGATGTTAAAAAAGTAAATTTAAAACCTATTTTAAGAAAGGATTTTATAATTGATGCTTATCAAATATATCAGTCAAAAGCTATAGGTGCAGATGCTATATTGCTTATAGTTTCTATATTAAAACATAAATTAAAAGAATACTATGATTTAGCAAGGAGCCTTGGCCTTCAATGTTTAGTGGAGGTGCATAATGAAGAAGAACTTAAAATAGCTATAGAAAGTGGCTGTTCTATTATAGGCATAAATAATAGAAATTTGAAAGACTTTACAGAGGATTTAAAAAATACAGAGAGGCTTATAAAGAATGTGCCTTCTGAAATTTTAGTAGTATCTGAAAGTGCTATAAAGACTCCAGAGGATATAAGATATTTAAAAGGATTAGGTGTAAATGCAGTACTTATAGGAGAAACTTTTATGAGGAATATTAGGCATATAGACAAGTTAAATGAGTTTGTAGAACAGGCGAAATATTTTTAA
- the adhE gene encoding bifunctional acetaldehyde-CoA/alcohol dehydrogenase, translated as MKVTNVEELMRKMEEVKSAQKKFATYSQEQVDEIFRQASIAANNARIPLAKMAVEESGMGIVEDKVIKNHFASEYIYNKFKDLKTCDVIEKDEAFGLTKIAEPIGVIAAVVPTTNPTSTAIFKALIALKTRNGIIFSPHPRAKKCTTAAAKIVLDAAVKAGAPEGIIGWVDEPTVELSGIVMKEADIILATGGPGMVKAAYSSGKPALGVGPGNTPAIIDDSADIKMAVNSILLSKTFDNGMICASEQSVVVVDSVYDKARKEFADRGAYILKKDEVAKVGSVILVNGALNAKIVGQPAYKIAELAGISVPKTAKVLIGEVESVGLEEPFSHEKLSPVLALYRGKNFEDALAKAVILVEHGGFGHTSSLYVDEMNQKDKIAKYSAAMKTCRTLINMPSSQGAIGDIFNFKLNPSLTLGCGSWGGNSVSENVGPQHLINIKSVAERRENMLWFRVPEKVYFKYGCLPVALKELKELNKKKAFIVTDKVLYQLGYVDKVTKVLDEIGVAYKIFTDVEPDPTLATAKKGTEQLLSFDPDTIIAVGGGSAMDAAKIMWVMYEHPEVAFEDLAMRFMDIRKRVFTFPKMGEKAMMISVATSAGTGSEVTPFAVITDEKTGQKYPLADYALTPNMSIVDAELMMGMPRGLTAASGIDALTHALEAYVSIMASEFTNGLALEAIETIFKYLPIAYNEGQTNKEAREKMGHASCIAGMAFANAFLGICHSLAHKLGAQHHVPHGVANGLLINEVIKFNAVDNPRKQAAFPQYKYPNAKARYAKIADFLELGGKTEDEKVELLLKAIDELKAKVGLPMTIKEAGVSEESFYATLDDMSEKAFDDQCTGANPRYPLISELKQIYINVFDKPTVLEEASVIKEKKKK; from the coding sequence ATGAAAGTTACAAACGTTGAAGAATTGATGAGAAAAATGGAAGAAGTAAAAAGTGCTCAAAAGAAATTTGCTACTTATAGTCAAGAACAAGTTGATGAAATTTTTAGACAAGCATCTATAGCAGCAAATAATGCTAGAATACCACTTGCTAAAATGGCAGTAGAAGAAAGTGGTATGGGCATAGTTGAAGATAAAGTTATTAAAAATCACTTTGCTTCAGAATACATATATAATAAATTTAAGGACTTAAAGACTTGTGATGTTATAGAAAAGGATGAAGCCTTTGGTCTTACTAAGATTGCAGAACCAATAGGAGTTATTGCTGCTGTTGTTCCAACAACAAATCCAACATCCACTGCAATTTTTAAGGCTTTAATAGCATTGAAGACTAGAAATGGTATAATTTTCTCACCTCATCCAAGAGCAAAAAAATGCACTACAGCTGCAGCCAAAATAGTACTTGATGCAGCAGTTAAAGCTGGTGCTCCAGAGGGAATAATTGGATGGGTAGATGAACCAACAGTTGAACTTTCAGGAATAGTAATGAAAGAAGCGGATATAATCCTTGCAACAGGTGGACCAGGGATGGTAAAAGCTGCTTATTCATCAGGTAAACCAGCTTTAGGTGTTGGTCCTGGTAATACACCAGCTATAATTGATGATTCGGCTGATATTAAAATGGCTGTAAATTCAATACTTCTTTCGAAAACTTTTGATAATGGTATGATTTGTGCTTCTGAACAATCAGTTGTAGTAGTTGATTCCGTATATGATAAGGCAAGAAAAGAGTTTGCAGATAGAGGAGCATACATTTTAAAGAAGGATGAAGTAGCTAAAGTTGGAAGTGTAATATTAGTAAATGGAGCTTTAAATGCTAAAATCGTTGGGCAGCCTGCTTATAAAATAGCTGAACTTGCAGGAATATCAGTTCCTAAAACAGCGAAAGTTCTTATAGGTGAAGTTGAATCAGTTGGACTAGAAGAACCATTTTCACATGAAAAGTTATCGCCTGTTCTAGCTTTATATAGGGGTAAAAATTTTGAGGATGCACTTGCAAAAGCTGTAATACTTGTTGAACATGGTGGATTTGGACATACTTCATCACTATATGTAGATGAAATGAATCAAAAAGATAAAATAGCAAAATACTCTGCTGCTATGAAAACTTGTAGAACATTAATAAATATGCCTTCATCGCAAGGAGCTATAGGCGATATATTTAATTTTAAATTGAATCCTTCATTGACATTAGGTTGTGGTTCGTGGGGTGGAAACTCTGTATCAGAAAATGTTGGACCACAACATTTAATAAATATTAAAAGTGTAGCTGAGAGGAGAGAAAATATGCTTTGGTTTAGAGTTCCAGAAAAAGTTTACTTCAAATATGGATGCCTTCCAGTTGCACTAAAAGAACTTAAAGAATTAAATAAAAAGAAAGCATTTATAGTAACTGATAAGGTACTTTATCAATTAGGATATGTTGATAAGGTTACAAAAGTTCTTGATGAAATAGGTGTTGCTTATAAAATATTTACAGATGTAGAACCAGATCCAACCTTGGCTACAGCTAAAAAGGGTACTGAACAATTGTTAAGTTTTGATCCAGATACAATTATAGCTGTTGGTGGTGGATCAGCAATGGATGCTGCTAAGATTATGTGGGTAATGTATGAGCACCCAGAAGTAGCCTTTGAAGATCTTGCAATGAGATTTATGGATATAAGAAAGAGAGTATTTACATTCCCTAAGATGGGTGAAAAAGCTATGATGATATCAGTAGCAACATCAGCTGGTACTGGTTCGGAAGTTACTCCTTTTGCAGTTATTACTGATGAAAAGACAGGTCAAAAATATCCATTAGCTGACTACGCTTTAACTCCAAATATGTCTATAGTTGATGCGGAATTAATGATGGGCATGCCAAGAGGATTAACGGCAGCATCAGGTATAGATGCTTTAACACATGCCCTTGAAGCTTATGTATCAATAATGGCTTCTGAGTTTACAAATGGATTGGCATTAGAAGCTATAGAAACAATATTTAAATATTTACCAATAGCATACAACGAAGGCCAAACTAATAAGGAGGCAAGGGAAAAAATGGGACATGCTTCATGTATTGCTGGTATGGCATTTGCTAATGCATTCTTGGGAATTTGCCATTCATTAGCACATAAGCTAGGAGCTCAGCACCATGTACCACACGGAGTTGCTAATGGATTATTGATAAATGAAGTTATTAAATTTAATGCAGTAGATAATCCAAGAAAACAAGCAGCATTCCCACAGTATAAATATCCAAATGCTAAAGCTAGATATGCTAAGATTGCTGATTTCTTGGAATTAGGTGGAAAAACAGAAGATGAAAAAGTTGAATTATTGCTTAAAGCTATAGATGAATTAAAAGCAAAAGTTGGTTTGCCAATGACTATAAAAGAAGCTGGAGTTAGTGAAGAGAGTTTCTACGCAACTCTTGATGATATGTCAGAGAAAGCTTTTGATGATCAATGCACAGGGGCTAATCCAAGATATCCATTAATAAGCGAACTTAAACAAATATATATAAATGTATTTGATAAACCAACGGTACTTGAGGAAGCTTCAGTAATTAAAGAAAAAAAGAAAAAATAA
- the trpA gene encoding tryptophan synthase subunit alpha has product MNRIELKFNQLRKNGEKALIPFITAGDPDLNTTIDLVLAMEEAGADIIELGIPYSDPLADGVTIQASSNRALKNGAKIVKIMDAVKRIRKKTQVPLVYLVYYNSIFKYGMEKFMKESNESGIDGIIIPDLPIEERKDIIVIGEKYDIDIIPLVAPTSKERIKNIVKDAKGFVYCVSVNGVTGVRNDISTNVEEYMNTILEYTNLPKALGFGISSSEMAAGFKPYCEGIIVGSAVIKEIENGKNKEDVINNVRKFVGKLKKA; this is encoded by the coding sequence ATGAATAGAATAGAATTAAAATTTAATCAATTAAGAAAAAATGGAGAAAAGGCATTAATACCATTTATAACAGCTGGAGATCCTGATTTGAATACTACTATAGACCTTGTACTTGCTATGGAAGAAGCTGGAGCTGACATAATAGAACTGGGAATACCTTATTCAGACCCACTAGCTGATGGAGTTACAATACAAGCATCTTCAAATAGGGCACTTAAAAATGGAGCTAAAATAGTAAAAATAATGGATGCAGTAAAAAGAATAAGAAAAAAAACACAAGTTCCTCTAGTATATCTTGTTTATTATAATTCAATATTTAAATATGGTATGGAGAAATTTATGAAAGAATCTAATGAGAGTGGCATAGATGGCATTATAATACCTGATCTTCCTATAGAAGAAAGAAAGGATATTATAGTTATAGGAGAAAAATATGACATTGATATTATTCCTCTTGTGGCACCTACATCTAAAGAAAGGATAAAAAATATTGTTAAAGATGCCAAAGGTTTTGTATATTGTGTTTCTGTAAATGGAGTTACAGGTGTAAGAAATGATATAAGTACAAATGTGGAAGAGTATATGAATACAATTTTAGAATATACAAATCTTCCTAAAGCATTAGGTTTTGGAATATCATCATCAGAAATGGCTGCAGGATTTAAACCATATTGTGAAGGCATAATTGTAGGAAGTGCAGTAATTAAAGAAATAGAAAATGGAAAAAATAAAGAAGATGTAATAAATAATGTGAGAAAATTTGTTGGAAAGTTGAAAAAAGCTTAA
- the trpB gene encoding tryptophan synthase subunit beta, with protein MNGRFGKFGGQYVPETIMNALIELENEFNEAVQDKEFMDEYKYYLKDYVGRENPLYFAKNLTEDLGGAKIYLKREDLNHTGAHKINNALGQVLLAKRMGKKRVIAETGAGQHGVATATAAAMFGIECEIFMGKEDIERQALNVFKMKILGSKVNSVITGTGTLKDAVNEAMRDWVSNIEDTFYVIGSVMGPHPYPTMVRDFQRVIGDEARKQILEKEGKLPDYVVACVGGGSNSMGIFYPFACDTSVKLVGVEAAGKGLDTEEHAATISKGSIGVIHGMMTYVLQDEDGQILPAYSISAGLDYPGVGPEHAYYYDSKRASYEAVTDKEALKAFTYLSQIEGIIPALESSHALAYVMKLAPKLNKEEIIIVNLSGRGDKDINTIANVMGVKL; from the coding sequence ATGAATGGAAGATTTGGAAAATTTGGAGGACAATATGTACCAGAAACTATAATGAATGCTCTTATAGAATTGGAAAATGAATTTAATGAAGCTGTGCAAGATAAAGAATTTATGGATGAATATAAGTATTATCTTAAAGATTATGTAGGAAGAGAAAATCCATTGTATTTTGCAAAGAACTTAACTGAGGATTTAGGAGGAGCTAAGATATATCTTAAAAGGGAAGATCTAAATCATACAGGAGCACATAAAATAAACAATGCTTTAGGGCAAGTTTTGCTTGCTAAAAGAATGGGAAAGAAAAGAGTTATAGCTGAAACAGGCGCTGGTCAACATGGTGTAGCTACAGCTACAGCAGCAGCTATGTTTGGTATTGAATGTGAAATATTTATGGGAAAAGAAGATATTGAAAGACAAGCTCTTAATGTATTTAAAATGAAAATATTAGGTTCTAAAGTAAACTCAGTAATTACAGGTACAGGAACTCTTAAGGATGCAGTAAATGAAGCTATGAGAGATTGGGTATCAAATATAGAAGATACATTTTATGTTATTGGTTCTGTAATGGGGCCACATCCATATCCAACTATGGTTAGGGATTTTCAAAGAGTAATTGGGGATGAAGCTAGAAAACAAATACTAGAAAAAGAAGGCAAGTTACCTGATTATGTGGTTGCTTGTGTTGGCGGTGGAAGTAATTCTATGGGAATATTTTACCCTTTTGCATGTGATACTTCTGTAAAATTAGTAGGAGTAGAAGCTGCAGGTAAAGGTTTGGATACAGAGGAACATGCAGCTACCATATCAAAAGGCTCTATAGGAGTAATACATGGTATGATGACTTATGTATTACAGGATGAAGATGGACAAATACTTCCAGCATATTCAATATCTGCAGGACTTGATTACCCAGGAGTAGGTCCAGAACATGCATACTATTATGATAGTAAAAGAGCAAGCTATGAAGCTGTGACAGATAAAGAAGCACTGAAAGCTTTTACTTATTTATCGCAAATTGAAGGAATAATACCAGCACTTGAAAGTTCTCATGCGCTAGCTTATGTAATGAAATTAGCGCCTAAGCTCAATAAAGAGGAAATTATTATTGTCAATTTATCTGGAAGAGGAGACAAGGATATAAATACTATAGCAAATGTAATGGGGGTAAAATTGTAA
- a CDS encoding UbiX family flavin prenyltransferase, protein MECNLTINNKKRLVIGMSGASGAILGIEILKTLKKYPDWESHLVISKSAEQTILEETNYKLIDVINLADKTYSLKDIGASIASGTFRTEGMVIVPCSMKTAAGIACGYSDNLLLRAADVTIKERRKLVLVPRESPLSTIHLRNLLSLSELGTIIVPPMMSYYNKPASVEDLNTHIIGKILDKFHIEVNGFNRWGENASY, encoded by the coding sequence ATGGAATGTAATCTAACAATTAATAATAAAAAAAGACTAGTAATAGGTATGAGCGGTGCAAGTGGTGCTATATTAGGCATTGAAATATTAAAAACGCTAAAAAAATATCCTGATTGGGAAAGTCATTTAGTAATTTCTAAAAGTGCAGAACAAACTATACTTGAAGAAACAAATTATAAATTAATAGATGTAATTAACCTAGCAGATAAAACTTATTCACTAAAAGATATTGGTGCAAGCATAGCTAGTGGTACCTTTAGAACTGAAGGTATGGTTATAGTTCCTTGTAGTATGAAAACTGCTGCTGGTATTGCATGTGGTTATTCTGACAACTTACTTTTGAGAGCTGCAGATGTTACTATTAAGGAAAGAAGGAAATTAGTATTAGTACCTAGAGAAAGTCCTCTAAGTACAATTCATTTAAGAAATTTACTTTCCTTATCTGAGTTAGGTACAATTATTGTACCTCCAATGATGTCATATTATAATAAACCTGCTAGTGTAGAAGACTTGAATACACATATTATTGGTAAAATTCTAGATAAATTTCACATTGAGGTAAATGGATTTAATAGATGGGGAGAAAACGCCAGTTATTAG